In Pangasianodon hypophthalmus isolate fPanHyp1 chromosome 3, fPanHyp1.pri, whole genome shotgun sequence, a single genomic region encodes these proteins:
- the bag2 gene encoding BAG family molecular chaperone regulator 2: MAQAKISARVNTDTAKGKFSRSVSMADRSMRLLESLDEIEMRVEALREAATAMEHERESLLEMIQSIQNSQEMRTICDGEREELTLTANRLMGRTLTVTVSVDTIRNPQQEDALRTATAIIDEIAAKVLDDMESARKKLQALHAACLTEASFVPIDQKFQSIVISCALEDQKKIKRRLETLIRNMDNAEKTIKIMDNQKVDESKSANGK, translated from the exons ATGGCTCAGGCTAAAATCAGCGCCAGAGTCAACACTGACACCGCTAAAGGCAAATTCAGCAGGTCTGTGTCGATGGCAGACCGCTCCATGCGCTTACTGGAGAGTCTTGATGAAATTGAAATGAG ggtggaggcaCTAAGGGAAGCGGCCACAGCTATGGAACACGAGAGGGAAAGCTTACTCGAAATGATCCAGTCCATTCAGAACAGCCAGGAAATGCGAACCATTTGTGATG GAGAGCGAGAAGAACTCACTCTGACTGCTAATAGACTCATGGGCCGGACACTGACAGTGACCGTCTCTGTAGACACCATCCGAAACCCACAGCAGGAAGATGCGCTGAGGACAGCTACGGCCATCATCGATGAGATCGCTGCTAAAGTGCTCGACGACATGGAGAGCGCGAGGAAGAAGCTGCAGGCTCTTCACGCCGCCTGCCTCACAGAGGCATCGTTTGTTCCCATTGACCAGAAATTCCAGAGCATTGTGATCAGCTGCGCACTGGAAGACCAGAAGAAAATCAAGCGGCGACTCGAGACACTCATACGGAACATGGACAATGCAGAGAAAACCATTAAGATCATGGATAACCAGAAAGTGGATGAGTCCAAAAGTGCCAATGGCAAATGA